CAACCCGCTGATGGGCTGCCTGCCGATGCTGGTGCAGATCCCGGTCTTCCTCGGCCTGTTCCACGTGCTGCGGCACCTCAAGCCGACCATGCCCGAGCACATGAAGACGCTGTACGGCTGGACGGTCACCCAGTTCGACAGCGCGTCGTCGGCGAAGTTGTTCGGGGCCCCCATCGCCGGCAGCTTCCAGTCCACCGCGGAGCAGCTCGCCGTGCTCGGCGCCGACGGCGTCACGGTCAAGGTGGTCGCCGGGATCCTGATCGTCACGATGATCGTGACGACCTATCTGAGCAGTCGCCAGCTGATCCTGCGTACCGGCTGGGCCGAGGATCCGCAGCAGAAGATGGTGCAGCGGCTGATGCTCTACGGCATCCCGCTGTCGCTGCTCGTCTCGGGTCTGATCTTCCCGATCGGCGTGATCATCTACTGGGTGATCACGAACCTCTTCTCCCTCGGCCAACAGACCTGGGTGCTGCGCAAGTATCCGCCACCGGCCCCGAACGGCCCGCCCGCACCGAAAACGGTGCCGGACGCGCCGGGATCGCTCGCCCCACGAGTCGGCGCGAAGCCGACGCGCCCCAGGAAGTGACAGGCGATCCTGGTACGTCACGCGCGCGGTGACGTACCAGGATCCGCCTCAGTGGATCAGGGTCGTGGTCCAGCGCGGGGAGGAGTGGGTGACGGGGGCCGGGTCACCGGTCAGGGTGGTCGACGCCGCGGTGTCGCGCTGGGTGCTGGTGCCCACCCAGAGGTCCACGTCACCGGGCTCGACGATCCGGTTGAGGCTGCGGTCGGAGAAGGCCAGCCGGGTGGTGGGCACCGCCAGCTCGACCGTGACCGACTGACCCGGCGCCAGGTGGATCCGCCGGTAGCCGAGCAACTGCGCCACCGGCCGGGTCACCGAGGCCACCCGGTCGTGACCGTAGAGCTGGACCACGTCGTCACCGGCGACCGTACCGGTGTTGGTGACACGTACGGTCGCCCGGATCGTGCCGTCGGTGGGCACCGTGGCGGGCACCGACAGGTCCGCGTGCGCGAAGGTCGTGTAGGACAGGCCGTGGCCGAACGACGCCGGGGGCGTCGTCGCCAGGTTGGTCACCTCGTTGCCCTCGCCGAGCGCGGGATGCAGGTACGAGTACGGCTGAGCCCCGGCCGAGGCAGGCAGGCTGATCGGCAGCTTGCCGGAGGGGTTCACCCGTCCGGAGAGCACCCCGGCGATCGCGCCGGCACCCTCCTCGCCCGGGAAGAACGCCTGCACCACCGCCGCGCACCGCTCCAGCGCCCAGCCGACCGCGTACGGCCGGCCGGTGAGCAGCACCAGGACCACGGGACGACCGGTGGCCAACACCCGCTCGACCAGCTCCCGCTGGACGCCGGGCAGTTCCAGGTCGTCCCGGTCACAACCCTCGCCGACCGTGCCGCGCCCGAACAGGCCAGCGTGGTCGCCGACGACCAGGACGGCGACATCCGCGGCGGACGCCGCCGCGACCGCGGCACCGAACCCGGACCGGTCGTCGCTGTCCACGTCGCAGCCCTGCGCCGAGCTGACCAGCTCGGCACCGAACTCGGCGCGGACCGCGTCGAGCACCGTCGGCACCTCGATGCCGGTCTCCACGTCGGGGTGCTGGGCGAGTACGTGGTTGAGGAAGGAGTAGCACCCGAAGAGGGCGGCCTGCCGATCGGCGTTCGGACCGATGACCGCCACCCGCCGGCCGGCCGGCAGCGGCAGGATCTCCTGGTTGCTGACCAGGATGATCGACTCCTCGGCGAGGCGGCGGGCGATCGCCCGGTGCTCGGGCGAGTCGAGGTCGATCGACTGGACCGGCTCGTCGGTGAAGGTGGCGTCGAGCAGCCCGAGCTCAAGCTTCTGGCGCAGCACCCGCAGCACCGAGCGGTCGACGAGGGCCTCGTCGAGCCGGCCGGAGCGCACCGCCTCGACCAGGGTCAGGTACGCGTCGCCGGTCGGCAGTTCGATGTCGACCCCGGCGGTCAGTGCCTGCACCGCCGCCTCGGCGTGGTCCACCGCGACGTGGTGCAGCAGGTTCAGAAACGCCACGCCGAAGTAGTCGGCCACCACCGTGCCGTCGAAGCCCCACCGCTCCCGCAGCAGGTCGGTGAGCATCGTCGGGTCGGCGGCGACGGGCACACCGTCGATCTCGGCGTAGGAGTGCATGACCGACCGGGCGTCGCCGTCGAGGATCGCCATCTCGAACGGCAGGAGCAGCACGTCGGCGAGTTCCCGCGGGCCGGCGTGCACGGGGGCGAAGTTGCGCCCGGCCCGCGAGGCGGAGTAGCCGACGAAGTGCTTGAGCGTGGCGTGCACCCCCTGGGACTGCAAACCACGCACGTACGCCGTACCGACGGTGCCGACCAGGTACGGGTCCTCGGAGATGCACTCGTCGACCCGGCCCCAGCGCGGATCCCGGATCACGTCGAGCACCGGGGAGAGGCCCTGGTGCACGCCGAGCGCCCGCATCGACGCGCCGATCGCGGCGGCCATCTCGGTGACCAGTTCGGGATCGAAGGCCGCGCCCCAGGCCAACGGGGTGGGGAAGGTGGCCGCCTTCCACGCCGAGAGCCCGGTCAGGCACTCCTCGTGGACGATCGCCGGGATGCCCAGCCGGGTGCCCGTCACCAGATCCGCCTGGAACTTCCACAGCCAGGCCGCGCGGGCGGCGGCGTCGACAGGGCGGGTGCCGTAGGCCCGGGTCAGGTGGCCCAGCCCGTGCCGGGAGAAGGTCTCCAGCTTGCCGACGTCGCCGAACTCGCCCTGCAACGGGGCGACCGCCTCGCCGTCCTCCTTCTCCCAGAACCCGACGAGCTGCGCGATCTTCTCCTCGATCGTCATCCGGCCGAGCAGCTCGCGTACCCGTGCCTCCCCCGCCGCCCGGTCGGGCCGGTCGTGGCTCGGGCCCGGCTGGGCCGGCGTCGCCGCCGGCCCAGCCACCACCCCGTGGAGCTCAGTCATGCTGTGTATCCCCTTTGTTGCTCGTGCCGCTGTCGCTCAGCCCTTGACCGCGCCCTGGAGGCCACCGACGATCTGTTTCTCGGCGAACGTGAAGAAAAGTAGTGCCGGCAGCATCGCCAGCGACGTGAAGGCGAGGATCCCCGCCGTGTCGGAGGTGTACTGACTGGAGAAGTTCTGTACTCCCAGGGGCAGGGTATGCAGGCTGGCGTCACCGAGCACCAGTAGCGGCAGCAGGAAGGCGTTCCAACTCGCCACGAACGCGAGGATCCCGACGGTGACCATCGCCGGCCGCGACAGCGGCAGCACGATGCGCCAGAGGAAGCCGATCCGGCCGGTGCCGTCGATGGCGGCGGCATCCTCCAACTCGCGGGGAATGGCGGCCAGGAAGGGCCGCAGGATCACGATCGTGATCGGCAACTGGAAGGCGATCTGCGGCAACATCACCGCGTAGTACGAGTTGATCAGGTTGAGGTCGCGCAGCATGAGGTAGAGCGGCAGGATCGCCGCGCCGGCCGGGAAGAGCAGGCCCAGGGTGAAGAAGGTGAACAGCGCCTCGCGCCCTCGGAAGGTGTACCGGGCGAGCACGAAGGCGGCGCTGACCCCGAGCAGCACGACACCGAGCGTCGTACCGAGGGCGATCACCCCGCTGTTGAAGGTCTGCTCCCAGAAGTTGCTCTGCGTCAACACCCGCCGGTAGTTGTCCCAGACCCAGGGGTCGGGCAGACCGGCCGGATCCGCGACGATCTGCGGAGTGGTGCGGAAGCCGCCGACGATCACGTAGACCACCGGGGTGATCGACACGGCGGCGACCGCGAGCGCCAACGCGTAGGTCAGCGGGCTGCTCCACGCGAAGGGTCGGCGGGCGGTGGACGAGGACGGCATGGTGTTCGCGGTCATAGTCACTTCGCCCTTCCGGTGACGGCACCCTGGATGTCGCGGCGCAGCAGGAAGCGCTGGAAGAGCAGTGCCGCGACGAAGGAGATGACGAACAGGATCACGGCCACCGCGTTGCCGTAGCCCCACAGCCGGGCGAAGAACCCGTTGTCCACCATGTACGTCGCCATGGTGGCCGATGCGCCGAGGGACCGTACCGCAGGCACCGAGGTGACCCAGATGATGTCGAAGACCTGCAACGAGCCGATCATCGACAGGAACATCCAGATCCGGATCGTGGGGCCCAACAGCGGCAGGGTGATGTGCCGCTGGGTCTGCCACCAACTCGCTCCGTCGATCGCGGCGGCCTCGTTCAACTCCTGCGGCACGTTGGACAGACCGGCGAGCAGGAGGATGATGGCGAAGCCGACGTACTTCCAGGTGAGGATGAACAGCAGCGTCCAGATGACGATGTCGAGGTCGGCGAGCCACGCCTGCACCAGGCCGCCCAGGCCCAGCGCCTCCAGGAAGGCGTTGAACGTGCCGGCGTCGGAGAGCAGCAGCTTCCACATGATGCCGACGGTGACCTCGGCGAGCACGTACGGCACGAACGCCAGCAGCCGGAACAGGGTGCGCCCACGGAACTTCCGGTTGAGCAGCAGGGCCACGCCCAGCGCGACGGGGCCCTGGATCAGCAGCGACCCGAACACGATGATGGCGTTGTTGCGCAGCGCGTCGAGGAAGATCGGGTCCTGGAAGGCCAGGACGTAGTTGTCGAACCCGACGAAATCGGTGGGCGGCCCGACTCCCCGCCACCGGAAGAGGCTGTAGTAGAAGGCGAAGCCCATCGGCACCAGCACGAACATCACGTACACGATGACCGCTGGCGTGGTGAGACCGATGATCTCGTACCACTTGCGTCGGGTCTCGGCCGCGCGGTGTGGCGATCGCCTGGCGGGCCGGCGCCCCGCCGGCGGCGCGGTCGCGCCGCCGGCGAGGTCCAGGGTTGGGTTGGTGGAGGTCACTTGCGTGCGGCCGCCTTCATCGCCTCGACGACCTGTTCGGGCGTGCCGTTGCCGGCGAAGATGGCCACGATCGCGTCGTTCATCGCGTTGCCGACGGTGCTGCCGAAGGCCGTGTCCAGCCAGAGCTGCACGTAGGTCGCCCCGCTGGTGGCCTCCAGGATGGACTTCAGCGCGGGGTCGGCGACACCGGCCTCGGCGCCCTTGGTCACCGGCAGGCCGGTGCCGGTCTCGGCGTAGCCCTTCTGCACCTCGGGGCTGACGATGTACTTCAGGAACTCGACGCACTCCGCCGGGGCGTTCTTGGCGCAGGCGAAGCCGTCGCCACCGCCCAGGGCCGCCTTCGGGTCACCGGGGGAACCGCTGATCGCCGGCACCGGGAACCAGCCGATGAACTTGTTGAGCGCCTCCTTGTCGGCGGCGACCGTGTCCAGCGTGCCCTTGTTCCAGTCGCCCATCAGCTCCATCGCGGCCTTGCCGTTGGCGAGCAGACCGTTGGCGCTGGTCGGGTCGTTCTGGCCGGGGGTGGCGATGAAGTTGTTCTGGAACGGCTTGGTGTCGATGAAGGCCTTCAGGTCCTGGCCGGCCTTCACGAAGCACTGGTCGTCGAAGGAGAGGTCCGTGGAGGCCTTCTTCAGGGTGTCGACCGAGCAGGCACGCAGCGCGAAGTTGTACCACCAGTGCGCGGCGGGCCACTTGTCACCGGCGCCGACGGCGATCGGGATGACGTTTATCGCCTTGAGCTTGGTGACCGCGTCGTTCAGCTCTTCGAACGTGGTCGGCGGGGCGGCGATGCCGGCCCGCTGGAACATGTCCTTGTTGTACCAGATGCCCTCGATGCCCATCCGGTACGGCAGGCCGTACTGCTTGCCGTTGGCCTGCCAGATCTCGGCCGCGCTGCCGATGTTGGCAACCTCGTCCTTGACCTGCTCGGTGATGTCCTTGAGGTAGTCGGCCTCCACCTGCTCGCGGAGCTCGCCACCACCCCAGGACTGGAAGATGTCCGGCGGGTCGCTGCTGAGCAGCGCGGCAGGGAGCCGGGTGCGCTGGAGCTGGTTGGTCTCGATGCCCTCGACGTTGATCGTGACCGTCGGGTGCAGCGCGTTGAAGTCCTTGGCGACCTTCTCCCAGTAGGTCTTGCCCGGCCCGTCCTGGGAGGCGTTGTGCCACCAGGTCAGGGTTACCGGGTTCTTGAACAGTTCGTCTGCGGGTGGCGCCTCGCTCTCACCGCCGCCGCCACAGCCGGCGACGAGCAGTGCGGTGGTCAGGGACAGCGCTAGGACGGTGCCTGCGCGGCGCTTTATAGCCATCAGTGGTCTCCTCGACTAGGCAGTCGCGGTGCTCGGCCTGCGGGGGAGTTTTACAGCCACGTAACGCAGTGTCAATCGGTGTCGATAACGTTTTCGACTCGGCTGGGACACCGCCCGAACCGCCCTCTATCATCATCACCGTGGCGTTCCCGCAGCGTGTCAACATGTCGGACGTGGCCCGCGCGGCCGGCGTCTCCGTAGCCACCGTATCGAAGGTCGTGAACGGCCGGTACGGGGTGGCACAGGCAACCGTGGAGCGCGTTCAACAGATCATCCACCAGCTCGGTTACGAGGCCAGCCTGGGTGCGCAGAGCCTGCGCAGTCACCGCACAAACGTGCTGGGCATCCTGGTCGCCGAGTTCGAGCCCTTCTCCACGGAGCTGCTCAAGGGCGCCTCCAGTGCGGTGGCCGGCACCGGCTACCAGTTGCTGGCCTACTCCAGCGGCGACGTCGCCGGCACCGCCGTCGGCTGGGAGCGCCGCTCCCTGGCCCGCCTGTCCGGGACGCTCATCGACGGAGCCGTGATCGTCACGCCGACGGTGGTGGAGACCAAGCAGGGCTTCCACGTCGTCGCCGTCGACCCGCACACCGGCCCGTCGGGCCTGCCGACCGTCGACTCGGACAACTTCGCCGGTGCGGTCATCGCGACCAACTACCTGCTGTCGCTCGGGCACCGCCGGATCGCGCACATCAGCGGGCGGCCCGACCTCGAGTCGTCCCGCCTGCGGGAGGCGGGCTTCCGGCAGGCCATGGCCGACGCCGGGGTGGGCGTGGACGAGCGGCTGGTACGCGTCGGCGGGTTCCGGATCGAGAGCGCCGCCGGCACCGCGGGCGAACTGCTCGCCCGCCCCGACCGGCCGAGCGCGGTCTTCGCGGGAAACGATCTCTCCGCCATCTCCACGATGAACGTCGCCCGGGAGATGGGCCTCACCGTGCCCGACGACCTCTCCGTGATCGGATTCGACAACATCCCGGAATCTGCCCTGGTCAACCCGCCACTGACGACGATCATGCAGCCGCTGCAACGGATGGGCGCGGAGGCGCTGCGGCTGCTCGTAGACCTGATCGCCGGCGTGGAGCGCGACATCCACATCC
This DNA window, taken from Micromonospora sp. FIMYZ51, encodes the following:
- the yidC gene encoding membrane protein insertase YidC, whose product is MAVIYGAISAILLFWHAAWQLLFGDAMVLGTNWSWVLGIVFLVLTVRTVLFPVFVKQIKSQRAMQALQPRIRELQEKHKDDRETMQKEILELYRTEKANPLMGCLPMLVQIPVFLGLFHVLRHLKPTMPEHMKTLYGWTVTQFDSASSAKLFGAPIAGSFQSTAEQLAVLGADGVTVKVVAGILIVTMIVTTYLSSRQLILRTGWAEDPQQKMVQRLMLYGIPLSLLVSGLIFPIGVIIYWVITNLFSLGQQTWVLRKYPPPAPNGPPAPKTVPDAPGSLAPRVGAKPTRPRK
- a CDS encoding glycoside hydrolase family 3 N-terminal domain-containing protein; this translates as MTELHGVVAGPAATPAQPGPSHDRPDRAAGEARVRELLGRMTIEEKIAQLVGFWEKEDGEAVAPLQGEFGDVGKLETFSRHGLGHLTRAYGTRPVDAAARAAWLWKFQADLVTGTRLGIPAIVHEECLTGLSAWKAATFPTPLAWGAAFDPELVTEMAAAIGASMRALGVHQGLSPVLDVIRDPRWGRVDECISEDPYLVGTVGTAYVRGLQSQGVHATLKHFVGYSASRAGRNFAPVHAGPRELADVLLLPFEMAILDGDARSVMHSYAEIDGVPVAADPTMLTDLLRERWGFDGTVVADYFGVAFLNLLHHVAVDHAEAAVQALTAGVDIELPTGDAYLTLVEAVRSGRLDEALVDRSVLRVLRQKLELGLLDATFTDEPVQSIDLDSPEHRAIARRLAEESIILVSNQEILPLPAGRRVAVIGPNADRQAALFGCYSFLNHVLAQHPDVETGIEVPTVLDAVRAEFGAELVSSAQGCDVDSDDRSGFGAAVAAASAADVAVLVVGDHAGLFGRGTVGEGCDRDDLELPGVQRELVERVLATGRPVVLVLLTGRPYAVGWALERCAAVVQAFFPGEEGAGAIAGVLSGRVNPSGKLPISLPASAGAQPYSYLHPALGEGNEVTNLATTPPASFGHGLSYTTFAHADLSVPATVPTDGTIRATVRVTNTGTVAGDDVVQLYGHDRVASVTRPVAQLLGYRRIHLAPGQSVTVELAVPTTRLAFSDRSLNRIVEPGDVDLWVGTSTQRDTAASTTLTGDPAPVTHSSPRWTTTLIH
- a CDS encoding carbohydrate ABC transporter permease; the encoded protein is MTMTANTMPSSSTARRPFAWSSPLTYALALAVAAVSITPVVYVIVGGFRTTPQIVADPAGLPDPWVWDNYRRVLTQSNFWEQTFNSGVIALGTTLGVVLLGVSAAFVLARYTFRGREALFTFFTLGLLFPAGAAILPLYLMLRDLNLINSYYAVMLPQIAFQLPITIVILRPFLAAIPRELEDAAAIDGTGRIGFLWRIVLPLSRPAMVTVGILAFVASWNAFLLPLLVLGDASLHTLPLGVQNFSSQYTSDTAGILAFTSLAMLPALLFFTFAEKQIVGGLQGAVKG
- a CDS encoding sugar ABC transporter permease — translated: MTSTNPTLDLAGGATAPPAGRRPARRSPHRAAETRRKWYEIIGLTTPAVIVYVMFVLVPMGFAFYYSLFRWRGVGPPTDFVGFDNYVLAFQDPIFLDALRNNAIIVFGSLLIQGPVALGVALLLNRKFRGRTLFRLLAFVPYVLAEVTVGIMWKLLLSDAGTFNAFLEALGLGGLVQAWLADLDIVIWTLLFILTWKYVGFAIILLLAGLSNVPQELNEAAAIDGASWWQTQRHITLPLLGPTIRIWMFLSMIGSLQVFDIIWVTSVPAVRSLGASATMATYMVDNGFFARLWGYGNAVAVILFVISFVAALLFQRFLLRRDIQGAVTGRAK
- a CDS encoding extracellular solute-binding protein, which produces MAIKRRAGTVLALSLTTALLVAGCGGGGESEAPPADELFKNPVTLTWWHNASQDGPGKTYWEKVAKDFNALHPTVTINVEGIETNQLQRTRLPAALLSSDPPDIFQSWGGGELREQVEADYLKDITEQVKDEVANIGSAAEIWQANGKQYGLPYRMGIEGIWYNKDMFQRAGIAAPPTTFEELNDAVTKLKAINVIPIAVGAGDKWPAAHWWYNFALRACSVDTLKKASTDLSFDDQCFVKAGQDLKAFIDTKPFQNNFIATPGQNDPTSANGLLANGKAAMELMGDWNKGTLDTVAADKEALNKFIGWFPVPAISGSPGDPKAALGGGDGFACAKNAPAECVEFLKYIVSPEVQKGYAETGTGLPVTKGAEAGVADPALKSILEATSGATYVQLWLDTAFGSTVGNAMNDAIVAIFAGNGTPEQVVEAMKAAARK
- a CDS encoding LacI family DNA-binding transcriptional regulator; translation: MAFPQRVNMSDVARAAGVSVATVSKVVNGRYGVAQATVERVQQIIHQLGYEASLGAQSLRSHRTNVLGILVAEFEPFSTELLKGASSAVAGTGYQLLAYSSGDVAGTAVGWERRSLARLSGTLIDGAVIVTPTVVETKQGFHVVAVDPHTGPSGLPTVDSDNFAGAVIATNYLLSLGHRRIAHISGRPDLESSRLREAGFRQAMADAGVGVDERLVRVGGFRIESAAGTAGELLARPDRPSAVFAGNDLSAISTMNVAREMGLTVPDDLSVIGFDNIPESALVNPPLTTIMQPLQRMGAEALRLLVDLIAGVERDIHIRLPTELVVRASCRALPD